In the Endozoicomonas sp. SCSIO W0465 genome, AGCTCTTTTTTTGTGCGTGCAACTTCTATTAAGTACTGTATATAAACACAGTTAAAATTAAAGATTTCGTTATAAGCCACCTGAAAGCCTGCCCACGCAATGCCAAAAAGCACGACGTGGTGCAGGTACAACAGATTGCCCGCAGCATTGAAGTGTTTGGTTTCAACAACCCGGTGCTGATCGACAGTGACGGTGAAATCATCGCTGGCCATGGTCGCTTTGCAGCGGCGCAATTGTTGCAGCTGGATAAGATCCCCTGCATTGTTCTGGACCACCTGAATGAGCAACAGAAACGCGCTTTCCGGATTGCAGATAACCGGCTGTCCGAACAAGGGGGGGGGTGGGACGAAGACTTGCTGATGCTGGAGCTGACCGAACTGAAGGCCGTTGACTTTGATACCGAGATCACCGGCTTCGACGATCAGCACTGGCAGAAAATGTTGCCGGAGAAAATGACCCGCAGCACCGACCAGGACGATAAGATCCCTGATTTGCCGGACGATAACGATACCTTGTCACGCACCGGGGACGTCTGGTTACTGGACAACCACCGGTTGTTGTGTGGTGACAGTACCATCCAGCAGGATATGCGGAAGCTGGTTGGTGATTATCCGGTCGACTGTATCTGGACCGATCCACCCTATAACGTGAATTACCAGGGTGGTACTGAAAAGCAACTGACGATCAAAAACGACCGGATGGAGTCGACGGTCTTTTGCCAGTTTTTGTCGCGGATATTTGAAAACGCCTTTGCTGTAGCCAGAACCGGCTGCCCGATTTACGTGGCCTATGCCGACAGTGAAAACGTCGCCTTTCGTGAAGCCCTGACCGACACTGGCTGGAAACTATCGCAAACCCTGATCTGGATGAAACAGCATTTCAAATTGTCCCGGCAAGATTATCACTGGCAGCACGAACCCATTATCTATGGCTGGAAAGAGGGCAGAGAACACAGCTGGTACGGTGGCCGGACACAGACCACCATCATGGACGCCAACCTGGTACTGGACGACATGAGCCACGAAGCCCTGCTTAAGCTGGCCAAGTCCTGGCAGTACGTGATGGCATCAACCGTCATCAAGGCAAAGAAACCCAATACCAGCAAAGAGCACCCGACCATGAAACCCGTGGCGCTGATCATGCGCATGCTGCAGAACTCCTGCCAGCCCGGTGATCGCGTCCTTGATCCCTGTGGTGGCTCTGGCAGCACCCTCATCGCCTGCGAAAAATTAAAACGTCAGGCACTGCTGATGGAGATTGACCCGAAATACTGCGACGTCATTATTCGTCGCTGGCAAACCTTCACCGGTAAGGACGCGGTGCATGAAACCACAGGACAGACCTTCACCATGAAAGAACAACAGGTGGCCTGATATGGCAGCCCCACACCCACTACCGACCAATCTGAAAGTACTGCGCGGCACCGCGCAACCCTGCCGTTTGAACGACAAGGAACCAAAACCACCAACGGCTGATATCTCCATGCCCGACGGCCTGACCAAAGCAGAACAACAGCACTGGCAACAGGTCGCTGGTCATTTACAGGAAGCCGGTGTGCTGACGGTTATGGACGTGCAGGCACTGAAACTGTACTGCCGGATCTATGCCAAGTGGCAGGAAAGCAATGAGAAGCTGGACGAATACGGCCCGGTGATCAAAACCAGAACCGGCCATCCGGCGTTGTCGCCGTACTTCAAGATTTCACAGAAGTACCTGGACCAGCTGTTGTCGATCCTGCGTGAATTTGGCATGACGCCCAGCAGCCGAACCCGCATCCACACTAACATTGATAAACCTGATGACGACTACGAAGCCTGGCAAAAGAAACGGCGGATGGCCCGTGAAGGTGTTTAGTGGCCCGACACTGGGAAGACGCCTGGCATTACGCCAACCAGATTATTGACGGAGAGATAGCCGCCTGCAAATGGGTGCGCCTGGCTTGCCAGCGATTCATTGACGACCTGCACCACGGTCACCAACGTGGTTTGGCATTCAGTCCGGAAAAAGCCCAGGACATTCTGGACTATTACAACCTGACGCCCCACATCAAGGGCGAATGGGCCGGTCAGTCCATCACGCCCAGCGACTGGCAAACCTTCTCGCTGGTCAACCTGTTCGGCTGGTACAAAGAAGACGGCACCCGCCGGTTTCGCTCTGCCTATATCGAAGTGGGTCGAAAGAACGGCAAAAGCACCTTTGTTGCACCTGTTGGCCTGTACATGCTCAAAGAGGACGGCGAAGCGGGCAGCGAGGTCTACAGCGCCGCCACCAGTCGCGACCAGGCACGCATTGTGTTCGACGCTGCCCGCGACATGACCCGCCAGTCCTCCCTGCGCTACCACTTGCAGGCTTACAACCACAGCGTCTGCCACGAAGCCAGCGCCAGCAGTTTCAAGCCGCTGGCCAGCGACAGCGACACGCTGGAAGGCAAGAACACCCACTGCGCCATCATCGATGAGCTCCATGCGCACAAGAACCGTCGTGTGTACGACGTGCTGGAGCTGTCCCTGGCTGCCCGGCAACAGCCACTGCTGCTGGTCATCACCACCGCCGGCAGTGACCGCACCGGCATCTGCTACGAGGTGCGCAACTACCTGACCAAGGTGCTTGAGGGCGTCATCGACGACGACAGCTGCTTCGGCATGATCTACACCCTGGACGACCCGGAGCAGTGGAAAGACCCTGACCAGTGGATCAAGGCCAACCCGAACCTGGGCATCTCGGTCAAGCTGGAGGACATGCAGCGCCTGTGCCAAAAGGCGCAACAGAACCCGGCCGCTGCCAGTGAGTTCAAGCGCAAGCGGCTGGACATCTGGGGTGCCGGTGAAGACGTGTTTTTCAACATGGAGTTGTGGTCACGATGTCCAGCGCTGGCCAGCGAAGAGCAGCTGCAGACCCTGCCCTGCTACTTCGGCGTTGACCTGGCCAGCAAGCTGGACATCACCGCCCTGGTCGCCCTGTTCTGCGATCAGGAGCGGCGCTATCACCTGAAAGTGCATTTCTGGTTGCCAGAGGTGCAGACAGACGACCAGCGCAGCGGCAAGTCGCACCACGTCCAGCAGCTGTATAAAGCCTGGGCAGAACAGGGGTTGCTGACCCTGACGCCGGGCCAGATCGTCGATTACGACGCCATTCGCCAGACCATCAACGACTGGGCGGACCGTTACCACCCGCTGGAAATCGCCTACGACCCGTGGGGTGCCACTCAGCTGGCCACCCAGCTGGCGGAAGAGGACGAACGGGTCATGACCGAAGTGGGCCAGACCGTCAAGCAACTCAGTGACCCGATGAAAGAGATCCAGGCGCTGATCATTGACGGCCGGCTGCACCACGAGCAGCACCCGGTGATGAACTGGATGATGTCCAACGTCACCGCCCGCGTCGACCGCAACGAGAACGTGTTCCCGAACAAGGACACGCCGGACAACAAGATCGACGGCCCGGTGGCCCTGATCACCGCCATGTCCCGCGCCATGGTGAAAGAAGCACCGGACGACGGTTACCACGACACACCAATACCTGATTTTGTAATGACCGGATGAAATGGTTCAACAGCAAACGACAACTGCAGCAGGAACTGGCCCGGGTTAAACAGGAGCTGGCCACCATCAGGGCCGAAGCGGACGCCGCTGAAAGCCGGGGCCGCACCTTTGAAGAACTGATGGACGTGCTGGGCATCAAGTCCCACTCCG is a window encoding:
- a CDS encoding site-specific DNA-methyltransferase translates to MKACPRNAKKHDVVQVQQIARSIEVFGFNNPVLIDSDGEIIAGHGRFAAAQLLQLDKIPCIVLDHLNEQQKRAFRIADNRLSEQGGGWDEDLLMLELTELKAVDFDTEITGFDDQHWQKMLPEKMTRSTDQDDKIPDLPDDNDTLSRTGDVWLLDNHRLLCGDSTIQQDMRKLVGDYPVDCIWTDPPYNVNYQGGTEKQLTIKNDRMESTVFCQFLSRIFENAFAVARTGCPIYVAYADSENVAFREALTDTGWKLSQTLIWMKQHFKLSRQDYHWQHEPIIYGWKEGREHSWYGGRTQTTIMDANLVLDDMSHEALLKLAKSWQYVMASTVIKAKKPNTSKEHPTMKPVALIMRMLQNSCQPGDRVLDPCGGSGSTLIACEKLKRQALLMEIDPKYCDVIIRRWQTFTGKDAVHETTGQTFTMKEQQVA
- a CDS encoding phage terminase small subunit P27 family; the encoded protein is MAAPHPLPTNLKVLRGTAQPCRLNDKEPKPPTADISMPDGLTKAEQQHWQQVAGHLQEAGVLTVMDVQALKLYCRIYAKWQESNEKLDEYGPVIKTRTGHPALSPYFKISQKYLDQLLSILREFGMTPSSRTRIHTNIDKPDDDYEAWQKKRRMAREGV
- a CDS encoding terminase large subunit, which produces MARHWEDAWHYANQIIDGEIAACKWVRLACQRFIDDLHHGHQRGLAFSPEKAQDILDYYNLTPHIKGEWAGQSITPSDWQTFSLVNLFGWYKEDGTRRFRSAYIEVGRKNGKSTFVAPVGLYMLKEDGEAGSEVYSAATSRDQARIVFDAARDMTRQSSLRYHLQAYNHSVCHEASASSFKPLASDSDTLEGKNTHCAIIDELHAHKNRRVYDVLELSLAARQQPLLLVITTAGSDRTGICYEVRNYLTKVLEGVIDDDSCFGMIYTLDDPEQWKDPDQWIKANPNLGISVKLEDMQRLCQKAQQNPAAASEFKRKRLDIWGAGEDVFFNMELWSRCPALASEEQLQTLPCYFGVDLASKLDITALVALFCDQERRYHLKVHFWLPEVQTDDQRSGKSHHVQQLYKAWAEQGLLTLTPGQIVDYDAIRQTINDWADRYHPLEIAYDPWGATQLATQLAEEDERVMTEVGQTVKQLSDPMKEIQALIIDGRLHHEQHPVMNWMMSNVTARVDRNENVFPNKDTPDNKIDGPVALITAMSRAMVKEAPDDGYHDTPIPDFVMTG